The Moorena producens PAL-8-15-08-1 genomic interval CTAATCCCCAAGCCGCAACGGGTGCAGCACCACCAGAAACTCGGGACGAAGCACGGCAAAATGCTCCCCTGAAAACGCGGTCTTTGGATCGGATTATTTCTTTGCAAGATTACGAGTACTTTATCGGTGGCTTCTCTAGTATTGGGAAGGTTATTGCTACTCAGTTGCAAACGACGGCAAATTATGGTATGGTACAAGCAACGATAGCTGGTCGCAATGGCGCACCAGTTGAACCTGACTCAAATCTTTACGCTCAAATTAAGCAAGCTGTTGAAGACGTAAGGGATCCCACTCTCAGCTTAGGTGGTGGTCCGGCATCTCAGTTCAGCCTTGACAGTTACCAGGGTCTATTGTTCAATATTAAGGCGAATCTCTGGATTAACTGGCAATATGTGGCTGATACTGTAATGAGTGATGTAAAAAAGGTGCTTAAGGAGGCGTTTGCTTTTGACAAGCGTGCCTTTGCTCAGAATGTAACTGCTGCAGAGATCCTCCAGTTAATTCAGTCAATTCAAGGGGTTGATGGTGTAGACTTGGATGCCCTTTACTTAGATGGCTACGATAAAACGTTCAACCAATTCCTAGAAGCAAAACCAGCCTCTTGGAATGGCCTTGAGGTGGAACCGGCTCAACTGCTATTACTCAATCCGGTCTCAGGCAGTATTGAGTTAGAGCAGGTATAGCTGGGGAATTCAAAATTCAAAATGACCTCAGCCTGAAGACTGATGCATAGCTCGTACTTCCGTACGGGAGCATGTCAAATTCGTAGAACAAATGTACTAAAACGACTGATAACTGGTACTCAAGCCCGGAAAACACTATAGTTCAAGAGTTTGTACTTCAAGTGTTTTTACAAAATTGACCTGCTCCCCAAGCTTAAACCCATGAGGGGGCTATAGATAATGTACAAATATTCATCCAGGACTAGCTCCCCCTATTACCTATTACCTATTACCTATTACCTTCCCCTCCTGGTCGGGGTTAGGGGTGGGTTCCCATTACCTATTACCTTAGTACAAATGTTCTGCAAAAGTGACATGCTCCCCTTCCGTACTTATGGTCTATTTCTTTTCATTTAATATCTTTATGGAGTGAATTTCATTGTTGAGCTCGGAAATATCCCCTCCTTCTACTAATTGTATGTTTAATACATTTCCTTCCAGTTTAAGTAGGTAGGGAGCTCCTTTTTTTGTTTTATTTTGCGTAAATAATTTCTTCGCTTTTCCGGCATTCTGAAAATGCACCAATCCTTTTTCTAGCATGTTTTGGTAGAATTCATAGACGTTCATATTGAGTGTAATTTCCACAAAGCCATCATACTGCGATCCCTTTGCTTTTTCTCCTTTCAAATATTGGAGGCTATAATCCAAAGAAGGTGAAAAAAAACTCCCAATGGCTTCCAATTTTTGAGATGAAATAGCATTTTCTATTTCATCAGTCCTCATGGAACGATAAAGTTTGTTTCCCTTAACTGAATCTTTAATTAGAGCAAGTTCTTCGTCTCTTTCCTCAAATAAATCATCTCCTTCACTTTCTGTAAGTATTTCCAAATCAGAGATACTGGTCTCCTGTCTTTCTATGATAAGTTCTTGCTTTAGCACTTCTATTATCTTACTGATATTGGAGAAATTAACATTTTCTTGGTCATATTTTTTAAGCAATCTGGTTATGTCATTCTCTCTCGCCCCAGTTTCTTGCATAATCTCATTACGCATTGGATAAACATGGGCTAGATAGACCTCTGCCCAACTTTTTGGTGAGCCGTCAATGATTAATAGTCTTTGGATAGTGTGATCGCCAGATCTTGTAGTGTGGGCATTGCTCACCGATTCTACTCCCTTCTCCTTTTGCTGCTGCACCATCGCCCTCGATCGCATCTGCACCGCCTGTTCCCCCATCACATCAGCCTCCCGCTCCAACCCCTGATTGTCATTCACTCCAACCCCATTAACCTCCATCGTCGGCTTAACCCTTCCCTGCTTCTGCTGCACCACATGCCAAGCTTCATGGGGCAAATGCCGTTCCTGCCCGGGCGCAACCTCGATCCCCTGCCCCTGCGTATAAGCATGGGCATTCAGTTGAGCTGGTTTGGGAGAGTTGTAGTTAACGCGCACACCTGAGAGGTCAAAACCCGACAGACTTTCAATTCCTTCTTTGAGGCGATCGGGCAACCCTGTTTTGTTTTCCGCTTTCTTTTCTTCCTCCTGGCGCTGGACTGGGGTTTGGTGTTCGCCCCTTCTTCCTTCTCCTTGGGCTTCTTGCATGCCCTTAGTCCTGAGCTGTTGCACGGGCGGATGCGATCGCATCTTTGGTTGGGAAGGTTGAGCCGAGTAATTGCTCACGGGTATCTCCATCAAGTCAAGTTTAATCCCTGTGTAAGTGCTGGCTGGGGATTTGGTTTGTGGAGTCAAGGTTTTTGCGGGAAGCTCACGCACCGCACTCCGTTGCAGTATCCAGTTGTCGTCTGACTTCTGGGGAGACTCATGATTTCGGCGAACATATTGACGAGTCATTTTTTATCTTTATTCTGTTTTTGGATGGGATTAGTCTATTATGGTTTCTGAACTTTATGGATAGCAATTTCCGCAAGTAATGTTAACGGTGACGGAAAACATGGTCAGGGAAAAACTATACCAGCTATTACCAGCTATCTACCGTCGGAAAGATTTCTTTTTAGACGAACCCCTGCGGGCCTTGCTGGCGATCGTCGAGCAAGAACTGGGCATCCTCGAAGCCGATATCAATAACCTCTACGAAAACTGGTTCATTGAAACCTGCGATGAATGGGTATTGCCCTACATTGCTGAATTGGTAGGGATTCAAGACTTAAATGACCCGGAAAAGATTTTACCCGTTCAGCGCAGTCGCATTGGTAATGCGATTCGCTATCGCAGGCATAAAGGGACTCCCAGAACCCTAGAGCTAGCCATTGAGAATACCACGGGTTGGACAGTGCGGGTCGTGGAAATGTTCAACTACGTCCTCACCACTCAGTATATCCAAAGAGTCCGCCCCCAGTCCGCTGCCACGTTTGCTCTGACTCAAAGTACGGCAATGGTGGCGATGCAGGATTTATTTGACAGTAATGCTCATACCTTAGATATCCGTGCTTTTGATGGCAATCAAATCAGATACAATCTCAGAAGTCTCAGTTTATTTATTTGGAGACTACAAAGCTATCCAATAAAACGCTCTACCCCATGCTATAGGCCAGAATTACCTATCAAAGCGGTAGATATTAGGCACTGGGATACCAGGGATGATACCAGCAAATATGAATTTGAACAGGCGGTTTTTGGCTTTAATACCTCCCCTAGCCAGCGCAAGCATACCCTACAGGTTAGTCCTAGAGTGATAAGCAATAGGAATGGCTATTACAGGCACAAGCTCAAGAAAAAATCTAAACTTGACTGGCCAGTAATCAACCAAACCGGTTGCTATACCTTTCACCCCTTGGGTTACGATATGCCTTTGTTCAATCAGCCGAAAAGTAGAGAAAATCAGAATCTATGGGCTCATGAATTGGACAGTCTTGAACTTCCGATCCCAATCAGTCATAAGGCGTTTGAGGAAGATTTAAGACCTTTCCAAACGCCTACTCCCGAGGAGGAAACTGATGAAAAATTCATTAAAATCTTCCGATTAGGTGATGGCGACGATTATATCTATCCTAATGATTGGGTGGAGCAGCAGACGGAAAATACGACTTACAGTCTATTAAAAATGGCAAAAGACTATCGCAAGTCCGTTGACCTCAAGGAAGTGCCAGCGCCACAGGTAGATCCCTCAGAACCAGAACTCAATAGCGAGTACTATTACGGACCTGAGCGCAGCCTGGTGATATATATAAAGCGTGGAAAAAATAAAGGGGAAGAATATCCAGCCATACCACCAGAAAAGATTATTGCCCAACGATTAACAAATTGGGAAGAACCGCCACCCGGTAAAATCGCCGTAGATGTGGAATTGGGTCGGCTAATGTTCGCCAGTGGCGAAGATCCGGGTTGGGATAATTTAGAAGTTAACTTCAGCTATGGCTTTAGTGCTAATATGGGAGGCGGTCCTTATAATCGGAGTCAAGCTCTGGTTCAGGACGCAGAAACAATTCGGTGGGTAGCCAGAAAAATGCCTCCAGAGGCTACCGAAAACTGGTATACATCCCTGTCCGAAGCCATCGGCGCTTGGAAGGCAAGCGGCGAGTCCCACAACACGATCAGGATAATGGACAATCAAGCCCACTTTACGGCGCGCAGCCATACAGCACCTGTAGTTGACGATACATTGCTGATCGAACTCGGTTCGTGCGATCGCTTGACAATCGAAGCAGGTAATGGTTACCGACCGACGATCAGTCCTTTGGGAGGGGATCTGATCGTGAGCGGTGCTGAGGGGTCAACGTTACGGCTAAATGGTTTGCTTTGTGGCGGTAAAGTCATCGTCGCCGGAAAGGCGCAACTAGAAGTAGACCACTGTACGATTCGACCCAAGCGATCCCCTGACCAACACCAAGAAACTGTTGTGGGCATTAGCGAAGTCTCTGGGGAGACCAAAGTGACAATCTCTAATAGTATTGTTGGGCAGGTAAACTTGCCCATTGAAAGTGGAGCGTTGACACTGCGCGATAGTATAATCGATGGGGCCGGATCGGCAGCAATCCGGTCGTTGGGAAGACACCATGGACTCGTGACAAAAATCGAGCGCTCGACAATTTTTGGGGGAGTATATATTGAAGAAATGGAGTTGGGTTCGGAAACAATCTTTATGGAACCCGTAAAAGCGCAAAAACAAGGAAGTGGCGGTCTGCGGTATAGCTACGCACCAGTGGGTTACCAAATCGAAACAGAACCACCACCGACAGAAGAAGAACCAAAAAAAGAAAATTATTATTACTCTACACCAGAACGATATGAGTGCCAGCCAAAGACTTTGGAGAATTCAGAACTACAGCCAAGTTTTACATCCCAGCAGTACGGTCAACCGGGTTATGCTCAGTTAAGCCTCAGTTGCCCTCAAGAGATCCAAAAGGGCGCAGAAAATAATACTGAAATGGGGGCGTTCAATAATTTGCAGCGACCGCAACAAGAGGCAAATTTAGCAGCCAGTTTGGATGAATACTTGCGCTTGGGCATGGAAGTAAGCACAGTTTATAAAAATTAACCAAAAAAATTAACAAAAAATAACAGGTGAGGTTAAACAGATGAAAGGGGATTTTACTCGTTGGACATTTGATCCAAGCAACCGTTACAGCAGCGTTCGCCTACAGCAAGGTCGGGTATTGTTAGATGCGGACTGGAACGAACAGCTAGATATAATTGCTTACAGAGAGCAGATCGCGAACAAGGAGATTATCGGACTCAATGGAGTGCCAGATCGGAATAGTTTTAAGGTTGAGTTTGATAATGCCCAACAAATTATTAAGCTGGCTGAAGGACGATGTTATGTGGAAGGTATCCTGTGTGAAACTCTACAGGATGGCTATCAGCGTGAGATAACAGACGTCCCGGGTATATTAGCAGCAGAAGGGGCAGCAACTGCCAATCCAGGGGACTTCCTAGTTTATTTAGAGGTATGGCAGCATCACATTACAGCCATAGAAGACCAAGACCTGCTAGAGCCAGCCCTGGGGGGACCCGATACGACCACTCGCACCGAGACTTACTGGCAGCTAAAGGCACAAGAATTGACCGAGAAGGAACAATGGCGGCACGAGTGGAAAACCTTACTGAGTGAGAACCAGCAGAAAGGGAAACTTAAGGTAAAGAGTGGAACAGCGTTGCCCAACGATCTTTACAGGGTAGAAATACACCAAGTTGCGGACAATGTAGAGGATACTACGTTTAAGTGGGCGAGAAACAATGCTTCCATGGCCGCAAAAGTGACAAAAATTGAAACCCATAAGGTTACAGTTTTAAAAAATAATCAAATCCAATTTCCAGAAGAACAGGGGAAAGAGTGGTGGATAGAAATTACAGACGAAGATCGTGTAAAAACAGGTGAACCAGGGTTCTTTTTAAAAGTAGATCATGTAGGAGAAAGTAATGATGGACTGATACTAACTATAAATCAAGATACTTGGAATCAGGAAGAAATAGATCAGTTAAACCCTGACGAAAAAATCACAACTGTACGGATTTGGGAAGCAAATGCAAGAGAGATAAAATTCCTCTCTGAGGAAGAAGATAGCCAAGATTTTATAGAACTGGAAAAAGGGCTACAAGTCAAGTTTGTCCATACAGGAAATGAAAAATACAGGACCGGAGATTATTGGTTAATCCCAACCCGCTCTCAACAAGAAGTTGTGTGGCCAGCAGACGACAAAGAACCAGACGGGATTGTATATCACTACTGTCCATTGGCGATTGTCAATTACAATGATAATCCCACTCCTCCCACTCTTCACTGGACAGTGCTCCAGGATTGCCGGGAAATTTTCCCAGCCCTGACGGAGATGGCGCGGGAAACGGGATTATATAACGGGGTTGTACCAAAAGGAAGGAAGTTATCAATTGGGGTACATAGCTACAATGATGCCCGCCGTGATCAAGAAACAGAACCATTCCATACTGATGACCAGCTCGAGATTCAAGGTGGAAAGCAACTCACTTTGAATGTGGGCTATTGGAAGGATGAACTGGAAGAAAAAGCACCAGATCCCGTCGATCAGGCCATCAGCTTCAGCATCTGTGAAGAAGAGGTGATGCGCCTTACCAAAGACAATCTGAGTATTATTGGTAATAAAGACCTGATTGTAGAAGGGACAAGTTGGCTCAAGGGTGTGGTCGCCATTGGAACAGAACCTCCCGACGAAACAATTGGGCTACTGGTAAATCCAGACTTGACTAATGACGATACTAATAATGAACTCATCGGTCAGAAGTTGGCACCGAAGTTGACAGCTTATGCTGATAACAACACTCTCACAGCTTTGGATATTGATCCCACATTTAATAATAATGGTAAGACCAATGTTTCACACTATGGGTTGAAAGTTCAAAACGGCGAAGTATTAATTGGTCACGAGCAACAAGACCTATCAAACAAACAGGATTTATGCACAGGGGTATATTTCCGACCGGAAGTGACAGCGACAAAGCATAAACAGAAGTTAGCGGCCTTATATATAAACCCAAACTTTAATGAGAACGGTCAAAGTCCGGTGTACAAGTTTGGGTTGATGATAGAAAAAGGTAAAGTTGGCATTGGCCGTGAAACTCGAACACGAGATGAAGAAGACGACCAACACCGGATCGGGGTAGACCTGCGACCGGAAGTGGATGCCAGGGACTCGAACGACAAGCTAGTCGGATTGTACATTAAGCCTGATTTTAAGGATACATGTAGTTGCGGAATAACAGAAGCAGCCCAGTATGGGTTGATAGTAGAAGAGGGGCGTGTCGCCTTTGGACCCAAGTTAACTGTTAACGGAAACCAAGAGTATTTAGTAGATATTGGAAAAGATCCAGAGCATCCTGATGATCTTACAAAAGCACGCTTGAAAGTGGCGGGAGATCTGGAGGTTTACGGTAAGGTAACCTACCATGCAGAGAAAGGAGAACCAGGTAATGTGGAACTGGGTCAGCAAAATCAAGATAAGTTACTGATCCATGGAAAACTGGAAACCCAGCATACCTCTGGGAAGCTAAAGGTTATTAGCCCCTTAGAAGTCCAGCTAGAAGAAGGTGATACCCAAGATTTCCTGTCCCTGTTTGCTGCAAACGACAGTGCCTTGGTTAATGGCAGGATAGTCTGGAAAAAGGGCATAGTAACACAGGAGGGGATAGACGAGGAAGCCGAAGATGAGGAAGACACAAAATACAAAGAAGAAGCTCAAGAAGCAGCAGCTATTTATTCTGTAGTAGAAGGAAACGGTTCAAGTACTTCATCAGGGGAGTTAAGATTTAGCACAGGTCAGGACGGGACGTTAGCGGATCGGGTGGTCATTAAACCAGATGGTAATGTAGGCATCGGTACTGATGACCCAGAAACAAATCAGCTGAAAGTTACGGGAACTACTGACTTACATAATTTGGTTGTAAATCATAAGTTACAAGTAAATGAAGATGCCGAGACCGATGTATATTCACTGAACATCACAGGTGATAGTAGTAGAACTGAACCAACTTTGCTAATTGCCAAGGGAAATGTATGTATTGGGGCGGATGTAATACCCCAGTCAAACGTTGTAAATGGTAAGAATGTAAAGTTGTATGTAAAAGGGGAAGCAAACCAATTAGTCAGTTTTGATACAAACTTGAGCGTTCTTGGTTCTACAGATCTAGAAACGCTGACGGTAACACCAGAACTAGTTGCTACACAAAATAACGAAATCCTGACAGCGGCAAGAATTGAGCCAAGTTTCAACAATCCAGATTCTTACTCAAATGTAAAGAACCGGGGACTACATGTAACCAAAGGTGATGTAGTCCTCGACGATGGCAATCTAGAAGTAGAATCGGGAAAGTTAGTGATCGGGACACCCATAGCCTCAACATCGGATAAGTTGAGAGTGAAAGGGGGTTCTACCCTCTTAGAAGGTGATCTGCAAATCCGTCAAGATGCTTCTATTGCCCTCAAGGTAAATCAAGCAACTCAAGAAGTCGGCATCGGGGGTGACTCCCAAACAAATTATAAGTTAGCCGTTGCCGGTGCTACTAAATTAACAGGCAAGCTAGAAGTAGCACCAAGTTTGATTGGTACTAGTAATGCCACCGAAATCACACCAACTTTGACAAGTTCAGCAAATAATGACGTCCTAGCAGCGCTGAGAATTAATCCAACCTTCACCGTTAATGGGAGTCATACAGGTGTTAATACGTTGGGACTGGTTGTCGAGCAAGGGGATGTGGTTGTTAATAGTGGCAAGGTGGCGATCGGGTCCGCGACGGTAGATCCAGACCACGCATTATCTGTAACAGGTGGTTCGACAATCGACATCCTGACAGTGACAGGTGAAAGTACCCTCACCAGTACTTTGTCAGTACTGGAAGATGTGGAGATCGCAGGGAACACGAACTTAGATGGTGCTCTAACAGTAGATGGAAGTGTTGGTATTGGCACAACAGCTCCGCAAGCAAAGCTGCAAGTAAGCGGTGGAGCGATAATGCCTGCTGCTGGGAACACACAGGAATCTGGTATATTATTTCCAAAAAATCCTGGAGGCGGTGGAGCCGATGCAGCATGGATACGATACTACGCCAGAGAGGGTGAGGATAGTGCTGAAAACACTACCTTTGAAATTGGAACCTCTAATGACTCTAACGATCATATTGTTTTGAACACTAGCGGTGCTGTCGGGATTGGGAAAGTGCCAGGAGAGGGAGGACAATCTCCTGTAACTAACCTCAAACTAGACGTTAATGGCCAAATACAAGCTCATAATTTGGCGTTATCAAGCGATGCAACGTTAAAAGAAAATGTTAAGCCCCTAAAAAACGGGCTTAAAAAGATCCTAGGTTTGCGGGGCGTGAGCTACCAATGGAAAGATGAGCAAAAAGCTACCCAAGAAACACAAATTGGACTGGTAGCCCAAGAGGTAGAAGAGGTGTTCCCAGAACTAGTAAGCACTGACTCCCAGGGGATGAAGTCTCTGAGTTATTCTAAGCTTATTGCCCCTCTGATCGAAGCTATTAAGGAGCAAAACAAGAAAATTTTGGAACTGGCCAAGCAAGTTAAACAGCAGCAAACTAAAATCACACAGTTGCAGGCTCTCAATAAGGAGTAATTACATCATTCCCAGATTAGCCCCCTAGACCAGATGGTGCGTTACGGGACGGATTTTCCTAGCTGATTCTGAGTATTATGCCCCCCTAGCCCCCCAACTTTGGGGGGAACAAGACTCTCAAAGTCCCCCGCCCCCCTAGCCCCCCAACTTTGGGGGGAACAAGACTCTCAAAGTCCCCCGCCCCCCTAGCCCCCCAACTTTGGGGGGAACAAAACTCTCAAAGTCCCCCGCCCCCCTAGCCCCCCAACTTTGGGGGGAACAAGACTCTCAAAGTCCCCCAAATTTGGGGGATTTAGGGGGCTTGACCAAAACCAAACGTTAGTAGGTACAAACCAACCATGAAAGAGAAATTAGAACAGCGTCTCCAATCCCTTAAAACCGAATTTGATGCAGGTCAAAAACTCCTGGCTGAGTATGAAACCAAGCAAATGAATCTGCGAGAAACCTTACTGCGTATTAGCGGTGCTATTCAGGTTATTGAGGAAGAGTTGAGGCAGTTCACAGAAGCGGAAAATGAAGCGGAAAATAACGGTCAGCCAGTGGAAACGGAGGCAGGGGTTGTTGACAGTTGACCGGATGTATAGCAATTTTCATAGGTCGGCAAGAGGCAAGAGGCAAGAGGCAAGAGGCAATAGGCAATAGGCAAGAGGCAAGAGGCAATAGGCAATAGGCAAGAGGCAATAGGCAAGAGACAAGAGGCAAGAGGCAATAGGCAATAGGCAATAGGCAATAGGCAATAGGGTTTTAAGGGATGCGGCCTCAAATCCAACTGTACCTCATGAGTCCTAGAAACGTTAACTCAAGAGCAATTAATCACAATAAGAACAAAAAAGGAGTATAAACAATGCCAGTAACACCAACCTATCCTGGAGTTTATGTAGAAG includes:
- a CDS encoding DUF4157 domain-containing protein, translated to MTRQYVRRNHESPQKSDDNWILQRSAVRELPAKTLTPQTKSPASTYTGIKLDLMEIPVSNYSAQPSQPKMRSHPPVQQLRTKGMQEAQGEGRRGEHQTPVQRQEEEKKAENKTGLPDRLKEGIESLSGFDLSGVRVNYNSPKPAQLNAHAYTQGQGIEVAPGQERHLPHEAWHVVQQKQGRVKPTMEVNGVGVNDNQGLEREADVMGEQAVQMRSRAMVQQQKEKGVESVSNAHTTRSGDHTIQRLLIIDGSPKSWAEVYLAHVYPMRNEIMQETGARENDITRLLKKYDQENVNFSNISKIIEVLKQELIIERQETSISDLEILTESEGDDLFEERDEELALIKDSVKGNKLYRSMRTDEIENAISSQKLEAIGSFFSPSLDYSLQYLKGEKAKGSQYDGFVEITLNMNVYEFYQNMLEKGLVHFQNAGKAKKLFTQNKTKKGAPYLLKLEGNVLNIQLVEGGDISELNNEIHSIKILNEKK
- a CDS encoding phage tail protein — encoded protein: MTENMVREKLYQLLPAIYRRKDFFLDEPLRALLAIVEQELGILEADINNLYENWFIETCDEWVLPYIAELVGIQDLNDPEKILPVQRSRIGNAIRYRRHKGTPRTLELAIENTTGWTVRVVEMFNYVLTTQYIQRVRPQSAATFALTQSTAMVAMQDLFDSNAHTLDIRAFDGNQIRYNLRSLSLFIWRLQSYPIKRSTPCYRPELPIKAVDIRHWDTRDDTSKYEFEQAVFGFNTSPSQRKHTLQVSPRVISNRNGYYRHKLKKKSKLDWPVINQTGCYTFHPLGYDMPLFNQPKSRENQNLWAHELDSLELPIPISHKAFEEDLRPFQTPTPEEETDEKFIKIFRLGDGDDYIYPNDWVEQQTENTTYSLLKMAKDYRKSVDLKEVPAPQVDPSEPELNSEYYYGPERSLVIYIKRGKNKGEEYPAIPPEKIIAQRLTNWEEPPPGKIAVDVELGRLMFASGEDPGWDNLEVNFSYGFSANMGGGPYNRSQALVQDAETIRWVARKMPPEATENWYTSLSEAIGAWKASGESHNTIRIMDNQAHFTARSHTAPVVDDTLLIELGSCDRLTIEAGNGYRPTISPLGGDLIVSGAEGSTLRLNGLLCGGKVIVAGKAQLEVDHCTIRPKRSPDQHQETVVGISEVSGETKVTISNSIVGQVNLPIESGALTLRDSIIDGAGSAAIRSLGRHHGLVTKIERSTIFGGVYIEEMELGSETIFMEPVKAQKQGSGGLRYSYAPVGYQIETEPPPTEEEPKKENYYYSTPERYECQPKTLENSELQPSFTSQQYGQPGYAQLSLSCPQEIQKGAENNTEMGAFNNLQRPQQEANLAASLDEYLRLGMEVSTVYKN
- a CDS encoding DUF6519 domain-containing protein — translated: MKGDFTRWTFDPSNRYSSVRLQQGRVLLDADWNEQLDIIAYREQIANKEIIGLNGVPDRNSFKVEFDNAQQIIKLAEGRCYVEGILCETLQDGYQREITDVPGILAAEGAATANPGDFLVYLEVWQHHITAIEDQDLLEPALGGPDTTTRTETYWQLKAQELTEKEQWRHEWKTLLSENQQKGKLKVKSGTALPNDLYRVEIHQVADNVEDTTFKWARNNASMAAKVTKIETHKVTVLKNNQIQFPEEQGKEWWIEITDEDRVKTGEPGFFLKVDHVGESNDGLILTINQDTWNQEEIDQLNPDEKITTVRIWEANAREIKFLSEEEDSQDFIELEKGLQVKFVHTGNEKYRTGDYWLIPTRSQQEVVWPADDKEPDGIVYHYCPLAIVNYNDNPTPPTLHWTVLQDCREIFPALTEMARETGLYNGVVPKGRKLSIGVHSYNDARRDQETEPFHTDDQLEIQGGKQLTLNVGYWKDELEEKAPDPVDQAISFSICEEEVMRLTKDNLSIIGNKDLIVEGTSWLKGVVAIGTEPPDETIGLLVNPDLTNDDTNNELIGQKLAPKLTAYADNNTLTALDIDPTFNNNGKTNVSHYGLKVQNGEVLIGHEQQDLSNKQDLCTGVYFRPEVTATKHKQKLAALYINPNFNENGQSPVYKFGLMIEKGKVGIGRETRTRDEEDDQHRIGVDLRPEVDARDSNDKLVGLYIKPDFKDTCSCGITEAAQYGLIVEEGRVAFGPKLTVNGNQEYLVDIGKDPEHPDDLTKARLKVAGDLEVYGKVTYHAEKGEPGNVELGQQNQDKLLIHGKLETQHTSGKLKVISPLEVQLEEGDTQDFLSLFAANDSALVNGRIVWKKGIVTQEGIDEEAEDEEDTKYKEEAQEAAAIYSVVEGNGSSTSSGELRFSTGQDGTLADRVVIKPDGNVGIGTDDPETNQLKVTGTTDLHNLVVNHKLQVNEDAETDVYSLNITGDSSRTEPTLLIAKGNVCIGADVIPQSNVVNGKNVKLYVKGEANQLVSFDTNLSVLGSTDLETLTVTPELVATQNNEILTAARIEPSFNNPDSYSNVKNRGLHVTKGDVVLDDGNLEVESGKLVIGTPIASTSDKLRVKGGSTLLEGDLQIRQDASIALKVNQATQEVGIGGDSQTNYKLAVAGATKLTGKLEVAPSLIGTSNATEITPTLTSSANNDVLAALRINPTFTVNGSHTGVNTLGLVVEQGDVVVNSGKVAIGSATVDPDHALSVTGGSTIDILTVTGESTLTSTLSVLEDVEIAGNTNLDGALTVDGSVGIGTTAPQAKLQVSGGAIMPAAGNTQESGILFPKNPGGGGADAAWIRYYAREGEDSAENTTFEIGTSNDSNDHIVLNTSGAVGIGKVPGEGGQSPVTNLKLDVNGQIQAHNLALSSDATLKENVKPLKNGLKKILGLRGVSYQWKDEQKATQETQIGLVAQEVEEVFPELVSTDSQGMKSLSYSKLIAPLIEAIKEQNKKILELAKQVKQQQTKITQLQALNKE